TCAGGCCGAAAAAGTTCtaagaagcgagggggcaatgtttgggcccaaaatattggtttgggtcGAGATGTATTCTCAGCCCGGAAGGCCTTACGAAAAGATTACCGTGGATCATTTAGTTCATGGGCTTCCTAACCTAGGTTGGTCAAGTCATGCTGCGAGACGGGTAATTGAATCCTGgcacaataaggagtctcgacAAGATATGGATAGAAGTGAATCCGGTTTGATAAAGGACTGGGTTCAAAGtcatagtgaaaataggactggtcgagatggtgtttgataagaagaagaaatcctaattcgagtagggttttaactcagTCTAGAAAATGCttggtgctataaatagaaaagtttgtgcatcgttcaagtctttctaattcaacacacaactaccttgtgcaaattctctcaacaaccttgagattttttccttttccttttttcgccaacacaccttcagtttggataaacagcactgtgaaggcaaccggtgatatcttcagtcggcatagagaGCACTGTCACCGTAGGACCAGCcagtctcgcagcatcttcagtcggcatagatagcactgcgtcgagggtgattggttatctatccaagtctcggtcgagaaggatttctgaatccttattggtcgaggtcatttcattagccttctcggcgaaatgaggtgttacagtttattaggctcggcacattgcacgccgaggtggtttatgattggatactctcaagtgggatttagagttcggcattccgaTGGCCAAACCACGTTTATTGTTAAGACatatatccgctttgagtatttgtgcccttacacctTGGTGTctattcggcgtgagtttactctgacgaataccatcactgtgaccgaatccgacgacgacgacgattcatgaacttcgtaagaataatagccttgtcttcaggttcgagaacccaagaggccgagacgtgttccttcctcggtcgcaatcgcaagacgaaGAAGTCGActgcgcacccaacgcaacatcaacatattttactcctcggccgagctcgaccgacgagttggcacgccccgcattcaactgaatgacatagttagctcatagattactcggcctgcacgccacgtagacttggtagtttttagggtcaacaatagcACATGACATATTTAACAGAAGAATGGATggaaaatttagaaaatttaacaacagggggaaattgactattatgagagttgagggagGAAATttgccaaaattaaagttgaaggGGGAATTTGGCCAATCCTCACAAATTCAGGGGGTAAATTGATAAATACATTTTTATAATAATCAAACTTATATGATGGAAATGCCACTAGCACTACGGTCTAAAATATTTTTCTCTACTTAAAGAAGTCTCATGTTTGACTCTTATAGGTGACGACTTTTTTGACTTAACAGTTGTGTGACTAGCGATTTTGAGCTCAACTGGGGAAAATTTAATAGTTGAGTATATTTTGAGCTCATATTGACTCTTGCTAACCATTTTGTTGGTTTACTATATTTACATTTTACATgtgcataaaaattaaaaatattaatttactaatattattttttttggtcaagaATTTACCAGTATTGAGAATACATGTTTATAGAATTGGTCTATAATCTAtagttttttagccaaaataatcTCTAAGATTTCATctcttcattttggtttttgagaattgAAATCAATTGAGGTGGTCCTTGAGTTTgttcatcatcaatcattttggtcatttcttgaaaaatctccattaaataagaataaaaaaagaaaaatatcctcaatttttgtcaaaacattTTGTCCTATTCTTTAACAAGGAAAACACTAAATTAATGGGTAACTGAAGGTTTTCATTTTGATGATGGCTCATAAAGTCATTATTTCAAATGTATTTTCTAAATTAATGGGTAACTAAGgtttcattatatataataaGGAAAACACTAAAATTGAATAATCTACTAGCTTTATGTTATTTATGAAGAATCGGAGAGAAAAGAGATTCATGtattcatgatttttttttttagtcaaacgataaattttgttaaattagtcTCTGATGAGGTTTGAATCTACACCATCATGTAAAAGCTCAATACCTTCTTACCATTGCGGTAAATGTCACTTACATGTATTCATGAAATTGGATGAACCCTAAACCCTCGTAAGAGATTAGTCTTACCTGAAATCGGAATAGAGGAAGAGGGAAAGAGATGAGGATGGGCAGCTGCCATGGCAACCGATGACTGTCAAGTGGGGTTGGAGTCGTGGAGGCGAAGGACTGGGATTGGTATTTGTCAGGGACAGGGACGGAGGGTGGTTGCtagattttgttgttttttcttCAAGTATTTAATTTGTAATCCCTCATAAGAAATTATAAATCCACCCATAACAAAACGGTCCACACGTCAAATTTTAAATGAGTAGCATGGATGATGTGGTACTACAGTATTATCTAATAACCCGCCAAGATTAATCAATTATtcaaaaaaggtcgtacccagtgcacaaggctcccgctttacgtagggtctgggagaggtgaatgtcggctagccttacccctatttatgaagaggctgctcccaaaagaTTAATCAATTATTCAGATAAAGTAATTTGATTGTGTCAAGTATAACAAATGTGTTTCATGACTGAGAGAGAGGAAAGCGAGAGAATACTAAAGAAACGAAGAGAAAGAAGACAGCGGTGGATATAACGAAAATCTTGCAGCCTCTTCGACCGCCGCTATTGCTTGCTCTCTCTGCTTCTGCCAATGCCTCTGCTGCTGCAACTGCAATCGCAAGCGGCTTATCGCCCACCTGCTGCCCTTCTTCTTGGTCTAGACAAAACACAAATACCAGACAGTCCAAGAGATCAATACAGCAAGTTCTTCAAAAATGCAAGTGGATATGGACTTACATGTGTACTCTAAGATTGATATATATCGTATTTTAAAGCACTAACAAGAACAATGCCGGATGAGAAAGTGAGAGTACGAACAACTTTGCTAAACAACATACCATTCTCGTCATTAGAGTCTCCAAAGATGCCGCGGAACAAATCTTCCTTTTGGAACCTAAAAACATAATCTTTATCTTTCACCATGGGTCCACCCCACAAGAGGTACGTTCCTGGAACAAATTCTTCCAAATCCTCATAAAAGGGATGGCAAGGGTCTATGTTGTAGTCTTGGGTGCTCATGATCTTGACTTCTCGCTCGTACACAAGTTGGATGCCGCACTCTTTCACTAGAAAAGGAGGATCTGTAAATACGGAAACAGTCACTTCATCGCCACATTCTAATCGATTCCCAAACTTCCAGTGGCTTAACCATGTCACGTcgtttccttcatctggaatGCCGTAGCAGGAGGGGCCATATATCCACTTAAGGTCCTTGCTTTGGTTACTTATTTTGATCATTACTGGATTAGGTATACTAGAAAAATGATACACACCAGAATTTGTGTAGACGGAGAAGATATTCAAGCCTTGGATCTTGAGATTAGGAAGTGAAGGCAAAGTATAAGATATTGAGGACCCTTTACTTGTATGACTGAACTGGCCTGGAACCTCGTTTCCAGGAAGAAATGTGCTGAATATACCATATTCATACAATCCCTATGCCAAATAGCAAACAGTAATTAGGCAGCTGATCTTGCTAGGCCATAGTCGAAGTTGTTTTACCAAAATTTAGTTCTTCCCAACTTTTCTTTCTCTAGCTTACATGTCACATGATAATGCACAAACCATCATTGCGTTAAATACTAGTAGTGTGAGCATGTCATGCAAATTTGGAAAAACAATTGGGGTTACATATAGCattcttgagagagagagagagagagagagagagagagaaagagaagcacCTCAATGGGACGGATCATGCCATACCGATATAGCATATCTGGGATGAACATCCTGATGGCTTTCATGGATTCCAAGTTGCACAATCCCAAAAGTTTGATCATTTCTACATCAACTCTTTCAATGGGTTCTAACTTATACCAGTACTCAATCTCAGCAAGTTTAAAGTTGTAACCATGCATAAACCTCTCCGGGATGCACGAAATTGTTTGAAATGTTATTTTTTCCAAGGATTCAGAATGGACTGTAACTAATTCTGTAACTCTCGGTAGCCCCACAAGCGATTTGAGTTTCGAACACCGGGAAAATGCAAGGTGATCGAGCCCCGTAAGGCCTCTGATGCAATCTGGTAGGCTACAAATTGGATTGCTACTTAGATCCAATCTCTGCAATGTGGGTAAGTTACCAAAATCCCTTGGAAAAGCATCATCAGAAAGATTGCATTCCGTTagacttaaaacaactaaagtgCAGGGTAAAGTGTGTAATCTACTAATTGGAATTTCATCTCCTAGAAACACTTTTAGAGATTCCATCTTTCCTATTTCCATGGAAAACTCAATAAGACTCGAACAACCAGATACAATAAGTGTTTCAAGTGACTTAAGCATAGAAATGCTTTTCGGAAGCTTCGTAATATTTCTGCAATCTTTCATATTCAAGTAAACAAGCTTCTCTAGATTTCCAATGGATTCATGGACATAAACCAAACTTACACAATCTTCAAGACTAAATCTTTCTAGATTGGGGACCGATGAGAAGTCAGCGGTTTCAATGAGATCATGGGAATGGCTGAGATCAAGGATCTTTAACGCTGGAAGATACTGTAAAACAACAAAATGCAAGAAAGCATGGGGTTAATATTTGATGTTAAAAAAACATGGAGTTAATATGGATTCCCTAGATTCCCTACAACAGAAGAACAAAACAATAGTTCAATACCTTTGTTCCCTTCCATATTTGTCTTAAGCTGCTGTAGTGCATTTCAAGAACAACCAAGCTCTCTAAAAGAAGATCACTAGGTATAGAGTCTAAGGGGAATTTAAGCCAATACAACCATCTCAATCCATTAGGAAATTCTTCATAGCATCCATTAAGTTGTACATAACTAAGCTGGAGCAATCTCAACTTGACCATCCTTTTAAATGCCTTGGTTTCCAAGACAACCATATTCGATTTTCTTGAAGGGTGGTCTACAAGATGCATGTTCAGGGCAAgaccttcaattttttttgaaccctaatacaaaataagaaagaaaaacaaaagaatttgGATTAGTAACACACACTTATAcacaaaaagaggaaaaaatcaTGCATAATTATAAAAGGAAACTTCTTACATTCTTTTCTCTCAAGACATTGAGAGAATCGTTATGATTCCATAATCTGCTACGTTTCTCAAGCTCTTTCGATTCTTGGCGAACAATTTCTCTTCCCATGTCCCGAATCATTTGATGCATCTTCACTTTATTATATTCATCAACTGTTACCAAACATCGGTCACTGAGATTTTGAATGCCAACAGTTGTAAAGAAGCCGCATCCATCTAGTATTTTGACAATGACATCCTTATCCTTTCCAATAAAGAAACATGCAATGTGGAGGAATAAATTTTTGTCATGGTCATCTTGTAAAGAATCGTAGCTTATTCTAAGCTTATTCACGATGTCACTATTTGGAATAGCTTCCAATTTCTTCAATGCACTTTCCCATACATCTAAATTTTGCCCTGATAGAGAGGAACCCAAAACTTGAAGAGCTAATGGAAGCCCTCCGCTATTGCTTACCACTCTTTCTGAAAGCTCGATGTAACCATAAATTGGATGGTCTTGTCCAAAAGCATGCCAACTAAAGAGCTCCAATGATTCAacatgatttagagttttaacaTTATGTACCTTAACAGCCTTCTGAGACTTTAACAACCCTGCACGCCTAGTTGTTATAATGATTTTACTACCTGGATAAAACCAATCTCGCATTCTAAGTATTGCATCCAATTGGCTCGTATGATCTACATCATCAAGAACGAGAAAAACTTTTTTACAGCTAATGACATCTTTAATCTTAATTATTCCCTCGCTTATACTATGTATCTTCACTTCTCTCCCACCCAATATATCATAGAGAAGTTGCATTTGAACTTGTACCAAGCCATTAGGTCTTTCTGAAATTTCCCTGATATTTTCAAGGAAGCTTCTTCcttcaaatcttgaaaaatTTGAATTGTAAACAACTTGCGCAATGGTTGTCTTCCCTATTCCACCAATAccacaaattacaaatatgCCAACATCGGATGATCCATCTTGTAACCATAAAGTAATCTCTTCTACTCGAGAATTGATACCAACCAGGTAAGGGGCAACACTTAATGGTGTGCGACTTAATTTGGCTTCAATCACTTTAACAATTTTCTTGATAAACTGCGCCTCGTGCCTAAAAAATTGCAATCGAAATGACTTCAAATGATTAAATTATAATGTATTGAATAGAAGTAACTTAGTGACAAAGTTAATCCACTAGCTAGCAATAAAAAGATAATCTAATTACTGAAACTTCATAAAAATAGACTAGTTGAAGTGGGAATTTACCCGTCATTTTCATTTTGTAAGACCATCCCTGCTAGATCTGCAACTTCTGCAAGTGCTGCCCTCCATCCATTTACCCTGTCCTTGCTCAAAGATAGATTTTTTTGGTGTCTAGAAAATGCTTTCGCAAAGGTTCCAGTCTGCTTCCTCACCTCCGATGGATCAATGTCATAAAACACTGGTATAACTACATGCTTAGAGGCCTTTTTCCGTTCAAGGATCATCACAAGCTCGTCAAGGCACCACTTGGAAGAAGCGTAGTCTTTCGAAAACACTATGACTGAACTTCGAGAGTGTTGGATTGCTATCGGCAGCTCCGACTTAATATCTTCCCCTCTCTCAAGTTCATCATCATCTCGGAAAGTTCGAAGGCCTGCACTGACAAAGGCTTCATAGAGGTGGTCAGTAAAAGTCTTGCGAGTGTCTTTGCCTCTAAAACTCAAGAACACGTGATAAGTACTAGAATCGGAAGACGAAGCTTCTCGATCTCTAACGACAGCCATGGATGAACTCAGTTCTCTTGCTGGTAATTACTCTGCTGATCATAGAGATAAGGAGATACTAATGTCCTTTCTTGGTCAAGCAAATAAAGATAGTCTACCCCATCGACTTAAAAGCAATTGGAGCAACATGAAGGTACATATGCCCTCTCTTTTTTCACTCAGCCAAGAAAACGAAATTACGTTCCTTCCCATAATGCATGACAGCTTGGTAAAATTGGGGCAACGTGAAAATTCGATAGTGACATAAATTGAAAGATGCCAAACTTTTCTTAATACAAGCGATATAGGGAAGCATAAAATTCAAACTTCGGATATTGAGTGCAAAGAAAAATACTTTTGATTAATTTAGTTACAAGTCTCTTATATATTGAAGATATAAGTAGTACTAGAATTTAGTGGGATTCTTAGTTATTATGGTTGACTTATTGGTTAGCTTAACCTAAATCAACACC
This region of Malus domestica chromosome 07, GDT2T_hap1 genomic DNA includes:
- the LOC103431878 gene encoding disease resistance protein RUN1-like, with protein sequence MAVVRDREASSSDSSTYHVFLSFRGKDTRKTFTDHLYEAFVSAGLRTFRDDDELERGEDIKSELPIAIQHSRSSVIVFSKDYASSKWCLDELVMILERKKASKHVVIPVFYDIDPSEVRKQTGTFAKAFSRHQKNLSLSKDRVNGWRAALAEVADLAGMVLQNENDGHEAQFIKKIVKVIEAKLSRTPLSVAPYLVGINSRVEEITLWLQDGSSDVGIFVICGIGGIGKTTIAQVVYNSNFSRFEGRSFLENIREISERPNGLVQVQMQLLYDILGGREVKIHSISEGIIKIKDVISCKKVFLVLDDVDHTSQLDAILRMRDWFYPGSKIIITTRRAGLLKSQKAVKVHNVKTLNHVESLELFSWHAFGQDHPIYGYIELSERVVSNSGGLPLALQVLGSSLSGQNLDVWESALKKLEAIPNSDIVNKLRISYDSLQDDHDKNLFLHIACFFIGKDKDVIVKILDGCGFFTTVGIQNLSDRCLVTVDEYNKVKMHQMIRDMGREIVRQESKELEKRSRLWNHNDSLNVLREKNGSKKIEGLALNMHLVDHPSRKSNMVVLETKAFKRMVKLRLLQLSYVQLNGCYEEFPNGLRWLYWLKFPLDSIPSDLLLESLVVLEMHYSSLRQIWKGTKYLPALKILDLSHSHDLIETADFSSVPNLERFSLEDCVSLVYVHESIGNLEKLVYLNMKDCRNITKLPKSISMLKSLETLIVSGCSSLIEFSMEIGKMESLKVFLGDEIPISRLHTLPCTLVVLSLTECNLSDDAFPRDFGNLPTLQRLDLSSNPICSLPDCIRGLTGLDHLAFSRCSKLKSLVGLPRVTELVTVHSESLEKITFQTISCIPERFMHGYNFKLAEIEYWYKLEPIERVDVEMIKLLGLCNLESMKAIRMFIPDMLYRYGMIRPIEGLYEYGIFSTFLPGNEVPGQFSHTSKGSSISYTLPSLPNLKIQGLNIFSVYTNSGVYHFSSIPNPVMIKISNQSKDLKWIYGPSCYGIPDEGNDVTWLSHWKFGNRLECGDEVTVSVFTDPPFLVKECGIQLVYEREVKIMSTQDYNIDPCHPFYEDLEEFVPGTYLLWGGPMVKDKDYVFRFQKEDLFRGIFGDSNDENDQEEGQQVGDKPLAIAVAAAEALAEAERASNSGGRRGCKIFVISTAVFFLFVSLVFSRFPLSQS